DNA sequence from the Manis javanica isolate MJ-LG chromosome 15, MJ_LKY, whole genome shotgun sequence genome:
TTCTGTTCTTTGAAAGGAAGCATGTGATGCAGTATTCCTTCATTCAGagttaaagataaggaaacaggaaacaaatgCCATATCTACTCCTTTACAGCAAGTTAttattacttttgtatttttatgttcaaGGTCCATGTATCTCTGACCAGCTATGAAAGagcttcctggaaaaaaaaaaaaatgtgctgcaGCTCATATGGCTCCACCTTAGCAGAGACTGGAGGACCACAGCTTGGAAGACGTTGAAATCCTGAATGGACACTACATTTTGCAAAGTCACTGAACCCTGAGCTCATTTGCAAGGTAAGCCATGCAGGATGAAGATGGATACATCaccttaaatattaaaaaacctCGAAAACCATCTCTCACCTCAGGTAAGAATGCCCACAGCCAGCAATTTGGAGATTAATTATTGAAATGGGTCAACCCTAGTTACCCTTTCCTACTAGTGATAGCATGTACCGTTCTATTTCATTTCCTGTATGACCTTCATTTTCTATAGCATTTGATTAGTATCTACATAGGCTCTGAGAGACTTATTTAGAATATAAACAGCAAAAGACACAAGCAGAGAACATGATAATAAGGCTTATAAAGTTTAAGCTAGAGGGATGAGAGACCAGAGAGACAAGTACAGAAATGTTTTGCAACCCAATTTTATAAGATGTCAGCAAATGGGTGTGATTCTCCAGTTGTTGCTTATAAAAGCAATTGTTTATGGGGTGGGCATacaacaaagacacacacaatgTGTCTGTTTTAACTCAGAGAGAAGTCCTTTGGGGATGGGGAAGGATATGAGGAATGGGAGAGGGTTGTGCTTACCGCTGATGATCAACAAGGGAACACTGGCAAGTGCTGCTAATGAAGCCGTTTGTACCACTTGAAAAGTCTtgagaggcaggggcagggatgACGCCGCCCCACGGCTATGCCACACTGCCTGCCCCTGACATCTTTATTGTGTGCCCGCAGTTCacccagcttcctcatctgtgtgGCGTGTGACCACTTTGATTCTGCTGATCTTGTGCATGGGGATGGTTGTTGGGCTGGTAGCCCTGGGAATTATGTGTAAGTACTGACTCCTTGCCAAAGATTTAATCTGAGAAGGTACCACCTAAGGGTCCTGGTGTATGTCACAAAGACTAGTTGTCACTATCTGTCTGTCACTATTCCAATCATCCTATACATAGCTGCCAAAATATTCTCAATAAAGGAGAACTCTGGTCTTCCTCGTCTGATTAAAATCACCTTTTTAGGCATTTTtactaattaaaaattattttcaagaatttttccCAGGCCTTTAAGATCCTCCTCTGTATAGATCCACACTACCTCTTGgaactatttttttctatctgtttttctccctgtcttttctttttctccctatctTAATATTCAGTTTCCTCAGGTTCACAAATGAGCCCCCTACCTGAAAATTTGCTCATTTATTCCCTCTTCCTAAAATGACCACCTTTCCATTTTGCTTAATGGATGTATTTACTTCCACTAAGAGATAATTCATATAACACCtaatttataaatatcttttcttCCTATAAACCTAAAAGCCTCCCAATGTCACATTATCCTCTATGAGCTTgtatactgatttattttttcataagatATTTTAGTCTTTCATTTGCTATCTATTAGTTACCTATCACAGTACTTTGAGCCTAACAAGGAATCCATAGGTATCTTCTAAGTGAATGAGTAGTTGGgtattacattaaaaacaaaataacagagaACATTCACCTCTGTGAAACCTGCTTAGAAATCTGAATTTGAGGAAATGTCAAAACCATGGCTTCAGGCATATGGTTTGATCGTGGCATTTGCCCTATTTGTGATTGTGTCTTCACATGCTCATTTATCCTCTTGGCTGACCTCCAAGTGTCAGTTTTGCACGGTTAATTTATTGTTTCTACTCCCCCCACTTCCCTTCACCTCTTTTCAGCACTCATTTGCTCCTGAGTATCTAGTAAATGCTTCATAGATCGACAACTCCACTGAAGTTAAAGTTCATTGAAAAGCCTTTGCACCACTTTATTATCTCAATTGAGAATCACTGTCTAATTTTTACATCCAGCTGTCACACAGCAAAACTACCTACAAGCTGAGAAAGAAAGTCTCTCAGGAACTCTGCAACAGTTAGCAAAGAAGTTCTGCCAAGATTTAATcaaacaatcagaaaaaaaggGCAGCTTCAGTAAGTATGGTTTGGTCACCTCTTCATCACCCCTGTCCCAGAAGTATTTCTGTGCTGCTATCTGTAAGGGATCGTGAGATCTGCGAGAAACATTGACTATGGCAGAAAAGCAAGCCTGATTTAGAATGAAAGGGGTCCTATCCTTGGTTTCCCTTAAGACCATAAATGCAGCCCATGTGACACAAACTGGAGATATTATGGAGACAGTTGCTATGGATTCTTCAGGCACAACGTGACATGGGAAGAGAGTAAGCAGTACTGTGCCGACATGAATGCTACTCTGCTGAAGATCGCCAGCCAGAACATTCTGGTAAGGAGATTCCTATGTCAAATATTTTGGAGTCATAAGGAGAAAAATCTCAAtgaaatgattaaaaacaaaacaaaacactcttCTCATATCTTCCAGTTTGCACTAATCTGAAAACCTTATCAACCTCAGTAACAAATGACAACATTTGAGAGTAGGAAGTGGTGAAATAGGATGAATGAGACTGAGTTCTGGTGTTGTCTCTGCACCAAGTCATTTAGCCTTTCACAGCGTCCTCAAATCTCTACTAAttcatgaaagaaactgaaattatTAAGAAACTCAATATGATTGTACAATTTTGCACTAATCTGAAAACCTTATCAACCTCAGTAACAAATGACAACATTTGAGAGTAGGAAGTGGTGAAATAGGATGAATGAGACTGAGTTCTGGTGTTGTCTCTGCACCAAGTCATTTAGCCTTTCACAGCGTCCTCAAATCTCTACTAAttcatgaaagaaactgaaattatTAAGAAACTCAATATGATTGTACAATGTAAAAAACAGTGTTATCCTAATATTAAATGCTTCCTGGCTTCTGTTAAATTGTTGGCAATCTGAATAAACTATAATGCAAATTCCATCTTTTCATAAACTGTCCCAGACAAGTTTTGGTACAatgttatttgtaaaatatacagCGTTTCAGTTGAAAATTTTCTGCTAGACATGTCTCCTCTTCTACCTTCCTCTCTTTGATAACTTCTAACAAaggctctgttttctttttttagtgcatttttttttctttttaaattgaaatgtagttacattggtttcaggtgcgTAACATAGTTATTCAAAAATTTcacacattactaaatgctcaccacaataagtgcagttaccatctgtcaacaaagatattatatatatggactatattccctatgctgtacttccatccccaggactaatttattttacaattggcgTTTTGtacctctctctccccttcaccTAATTCACCTGCCCACTCAGTCTCTGCCCCtatggcagccaccagtctgttctcccTGTTTAAGTCTTTACACAAGTTCTATTTTCAAACCAAATACATCCACATCCATTCATGTGCTCTTCCTTTACTGTTTAATGTGGCTTTGCCTTCTTCATGAATCCTGGGAGCAAGCCAGAAACCAAGCCTTGGAATCTGCCTTCTACCCAATAAGAGTTTTAGcaaaacatatatgtattttaaaaggtaGACATTCTTTATGGTATTTATCCTACAGTTTCTAATACAGTGGTTATTCACTTATttgcatattaaaaatgaaaacaaatatagaTTGGAATAGAATATCAGGATTTGAGCTATGTGCTGAGATTCAACAGGACTCAGATACTCAAACCAGTCATATTCTACAGAATTGCTGTAGTTATCAGCAAAACTGGCCTACACCATTCAGAGAGCTGAAGGCTTGAGGAGCTCAGCCCATGTTCTAACCTGTTCTActatatgtttacttttttatgtGGGCTCAGACTTATAGACAAGATATTcagataaaaaagtaaaattttctttCCAGCCAGGCAAAATAAAAGAGTGCTCTAAAATTTCAATTCCACTACAAAGAGGTTAATTGGAGACATAATCTTATTATCTGAATGAATCTTATTAGTTTAAGCAGATGCCAGGTTGGAGATTTctaactgaaagagaaaattatgtacattttaagaaataaaaaattgatgAATTTCAGGAAGACTGAGATAGAATATACTTCTTATAGCAAAGTATATAATGtggaaatatttcaaagaaaataacaggGATTAACAGAGAGATGACAGGTGGCTCAAGCTTTAAGAAATAAGCAGTCAAAAGTCGCTTTCACACAATATTTCTCCTAGAATGCCATTCTGCGCCTCATACATTTGTTAACAGGCTCAGGTCATTTTTTATTTGCCTTGTTTTCCTGGTAGGTATAAAAGTAAATGAACATTTGACCTCCTTTTAATTGTGTTACCCATAGATTGATAGATGGACTGATCGACTCACCCATTAATACAACAGATACATGGTGGAACTCTTCCAGGACCTGAAACTATACAGTTAATAAACATACCTAACCTAAAAGTCCCTAAgctcatggagtttatattctaatCAGAGCAAGAAgtaatgaacaaaacaaataggTGCAGTGTAGTAGATAGTGATAACTCATAAGCAGAAGAAGGTTTAAGTCAGAAAAAGTACTGCATGTTATTTGTAAATCCCTTTGAGAAAGACATCGTATAATTCTTTTACCCAAATAACTAAAACAGATTAATACTACTGTATGTAAGTTTGGTGGGCAAGCTTAAACAATGCAGCCAAAGAAAGCAGAGGTTAAATCTAGGGAATGTAAAGTTTGGCaacaatgtatttcttttattttctttctctagttgTTTACTATTTATCTCATTTAAGGGCCATATATGGTATTCTATTTGGGACTCTAATCTTCAACTGAtggaagaaaaacacagaaatattagAATGTCAACTATCTTGTACATGTTTTTCCCCTGCCctacaagtatttttttattctgaaaaaatgAACTTGACTCAATTCTAAATATCAgatataattaattaatattaatatagacATATGATCTACTTTTTTTCTGATCCATGGTCTTGTGATGCTCTGTCTTTATGTCATTACAAGAATGATGGAAGCATTTTGACCACTGTATTTATTCGGTTTGCAATAGGAATACATCAAAAACAGGACTGCATTAATTCGTTGGGTTGGATTATCCTGCCAGAATCCTAACAAGGTCTGGATGTGGGAAGATGGCTCAGTTCCCTCCAAAAATATGTAAGTCACTGGACACTCAGAATATAAGGCAGAACTAAGATTTCACTCCTGAGATCCTCTATCCTCTTGAGAGCAAGTTACTTGAAAGTTGGAAGGTGGCTCTGTACCTACTGAGGGTCATATAAGCAGAAGCTGAGCCATTCATATCTAATCCTAACAAGAGAGTGTTAGTACTGAAACAGTTCTGCTCTCCCTACCCTCTCATTCCTCTGCTCTTTATCTAATCACAATCCACTTCTACTGGTAGTTTTTTCTGGTTCATTTCTACCCTCAACTGTACCATTAGaacattttgtgtgttttgttttgttttatgtttagcTTGATCTGTTTCTCTTCACATCTTTTTAGAACAAAGTTATCATCATTATTTCATGGTTGAAAGTTATtgctttcttttgactttttagtATCACATTATCCACTTTTCCACTCCAGGGGTCTCCGAGAATCAGACGCAGCATCTCAAGGTGGTCGTAATGTTCATGTCATCTCCATCCTTCCACAGACAATCCAGGCAAAGGGGCCAACTACATTAAGCATTACTTAATATGGTTTTCAGCACCTTTTGTTCATCCTGTACATCAAAACTACAATGTCTCTCCAGTTAAAATTTAAACTGATAAGCAAAACTTATACAATCCGATCATTGCTTAAAATgctaattaatttattcaacagatattagGGATTTACTATGGGTAGGAACGAAGCTTGCTACAAGGACAAGCCAGCTTCTTCACAGACCTTGGGCTTTTTCTCCTACCCCTTCATTCACAGTATTGCAGGCTAACCAgtattccctcccttctttcaACAGATCAACTTGTTTTGTTGTCTAAGGGTTTTTGTACTTGTTCTTTGGCCACTCTCTGAAATTGTCTATTTATTTGTTGGCTTCTTACCAATATCCTCTCCTTCTAAGTTCCCAAGAAGAAGGGacctttcctttgttttccacTCTATTATCAGCACATAAAACAACTTGGGGACAGAGGAGTTATCCCAcaaatatttggtaaatgaatCAATGTATTATCAATATATTCTTGGTTCTCTTGTCATAagcagtgtaacagaatagagataAGTTAGCAGGCAATTACAATCCAGTGTGCTGTCTACTGTCTCctatcctcatttaaaaaatacatcccaACTTTTCCTTGAGCTCAATCCCTGCTGCGCAGCTCCTTGCCTTATAGAGCTCTCCCACCTCCTCTGCTTACCTAAATCCTCTCCTTCCTTCAAGACAGAAATAAGGTATGATCTTCTATGAAAAGATTAAAAGATAGAGCCTTTCCCAACCTTCCAGATCTCCATCCGTCTACAAGTTCCTCTGGACTTCTTACATACCTCCCATTCACTGGCTGCTTAATCTTCTGCTATCTTAAATGGCTCTTGAGTGAttcacatgtatatattttatacttccAAGCAGACTGGAAGTTTCTCAATGATCTAAAAGTTGTTTTTACCTTTTCCCCCCATGCTTTTTGTTTCCACTTTGTGCCACAAAAGACTACACCCAGAGTTTGATTGTTGATGGCTGATGAATTTTCAAAGGAACTCATTCTCTTCTCCATTTACAGGTTTCAGCTTTctgaaaatggaagagaaaataagTGTTGTGCCTATTTTCATAACGGGAGAATCCGCCCTACCTCCTGTGAGAACAAGCATTACTTCATCTGTGAGAGGAGGGCAGGCATGGCGAGGATGGACAAGCTGCTGTGACAGAGAAAGACGCACAGAATGTCACGACCAGGGCTTGACTGCACAATAAAAGATCTGGATGAAGGAATCGCTTCCAGAAAATTGCTTATTTTTCCCTTATTTCCCTTAGAGTCATGTTTGCCttatctttccttgtcttttctttatGTACCCCTTATACAAAggggtatcttttttttttttaccatatagaacattttctttggtatcattaatccacaattacatgaggaacattatgtttactaggctccccacttcaccaagtcccccccacataccccattatagtcactgtccatcagcgtagtaagatgctgtaaaatcactacttgtcttctctgtgttgcacagccctccccgtgccccccccatattatacatgctaatcgtaaggccccctttcttcttcccccccttctccctcccttcctacccatcctccccagtccctacaAAGGGGTATCTTAGTCCCTCCTTTGTACATCCAGAAGCCAACCTGTGAGTTACTCATTTGTTTCCCAAATTGTTCTGTTCccactaattttctttttccttgtcttcCATTGCTAATTATCTAAATAGAGTATGATTCACTGCATCTTCCTCTGTAAACgcgtacattttttaaattttgttttggtaacattaatctacaattacatgaagaacattatgtttactaggctccccccttcaccaagtcccccgcacataccccttcacagtcactgtccatatgCTAAACACGTACATTTTAATTGGAGTAAGAAAGGTTAGTACTTAATTGACCTGAGCTATGCAAAATATCTAAGTTTGAAAACTACGCAAAATATCTGTTTGAAAGACAGCCTAAGGTAGTGGAAAGAAAACTAAGCTGGGGATTGTAAAATAACTTAGATGGTTTACTTAACTACAGTACAACCATGGGCTGACCAGTCCTGTAGCCTCTTTAACTTCTATTTTCTCCTATTTAAAATGGGAGGATACCCATCTTACATGCCTCACAGTTTTgcaacataaaataaaacttcagcaTATTAACCATATCAGAAAGTCCATGAAAGAGAACAGCATGGCTTCTATATGCCATCCTATGCCCAGTGCCATGCATAGTTCCTGGCTcacaggaaatagaaaaatatttgctgcTCGCTGTGGGAGGCAGTTCATTAGAAGGCACCGCAGTCAGTAAAGCGCTACACAAATACAGCTGCTATTCCAAGTCCACCTCTGGTCTGACTCAGCAGCAGTGATTTCCTATGCAAAAGAAGGGAAATGAAGTTTGCAAGAAAACTGATGGGGTTTGAAAATGAATTCTTAACATAGTTCATAGGTTAATAGATAGGACAGCAAGTAAAAATGCTTTATCTAATTCGTTTCCTGTCAGTTCTATGCTTGGTTTTTGCTGAATAACTCATGAAGTATTTATAGATACATTGGGGAGGTTCCCTTTAGCAGGAGAACAGGCAAAAATTGCATTTCTTTCCTACAGCTTTTCTGAAGGTACTCTTTCTTCTTAAATTAGTGGGAGTAAAACTTACGAATGTGATTCTCAAACATTTCAACTGAAGTGTTTGTTAAAACATGCAGGTGTTCAAACACAAATCTTAGGGTGCTCAGTTGGAAGGCTGAGGAGACACAGGGTCCTGTTTTTAATAAACAcataattttaatacaaatagtctttgatacatttcaagaaACATTACTTTAGAACTTACCCCCTGTGTGGCTTTTGGTAAAATAGTCTCTGAAAattcagtctcttcatctgtgaaacaggTTTAAGACTATTATATTACTCATAAGGTAATTGTGAGggttatttaatataattatataaagtaCTGAGCAGAGTCCAAATGTaacaaatactcaataaatatgtattacttgTATAGCTTTGTGCACTAACACCCAAAGATACCTGACTCCTTATCTTGTTTTAGACTATCAATATGCAAGCAGATTTGGGCGAGTTGAGGAAAAACAATACCTCTGATAAGGTAATCTTGGCTTTTGGGGGATAATATTATTTTCCAATTCTTACTTGTTTATTCAAAGAAACCAAATAGAAAGTAATAATTCATAAAGCTATCCAAAAATCAGCTGTATCTCTGAATTTCAGTGTTTTATCTCCCTCAAATGGAAAAGCATATATTTATACACCACTATGGCACAACTGACTTCCAAAGACTAATATTTTAGTACATggtaaaaatacaattaaaaaaatatgaatcaaTCAGACTGTGCTTACAAAGACTCTCTTTTCTGGTGCTCATATCAAAAACATCTTGTGCATAAACTCAGAAgaacacagattttttaataggacAAGTTCTGTGATCAGCCCACCTTGTTCCAAATACTAACTCTTCCACTTACTACATGAGTGAATTTTGCTAAATAATTTGGCTTTTCAGTGTCTTGATTtaatttacaataaagtaaattaCAACAATCTAATAGTAGTACCTATTTCATAAGTTCTTGTGAGAATCACAATAATTCATGTAAAAGCCCTTTGAAACAGCACTTGGGATGTAATGACTAATAAATAACACATAGCATGATTAAAAACATCAACagtaatattaatataatacaaCTAAAGCATCAAAAGATTAATATAATgcaagtaatatattttttattgggaGAGCCCAATGAGTCCcccaaaagaaatattttagagaGCATACTGTATTTGGGAAAACTAGACCTTTCTGAGCCTGATATTTAGGGCTGACAGAATTTGAACCTGGAAATCAATAACAACTCATGAAACTTGAGTTCTTGTGTCCCTGATATTTGTCTAAATGCACATGTGATATACTTATggtatctttctctcttttgcctCAAGACTGTCCTTAGATTACCCCTTGATTTGCACCCTCAAGACAGAAATCATCCCATTGTAAATGTTAAGTATTAAGTCCCGTAATTTCTCAGATCAAAATCTCAGGTCACATAGAAATCAGATAAAATGCTTGGAGAATTTACTGGACATTCTCCACTTGCCTCTCAAGACCCTCTCAGCCCCACCCTGTGCCTTGGGAGGCAGAGCTCAATGAACAGCATTATCTGGGCACATGGCCTCTAGCTTCCAGTTAGTTCATTTGGCTACTGGAGGTACTGGCAGTGATCAGAGGGTGAAAAGAGAGTGGTTAGTGTAAGagaaattttagccaaaataagcaggcaacgagaggcaacaaagggccaagtAGTTTATTTAAATCTatccccgggtgatgttccgtggtctgtgtattacaggctggggaagtcacacccagtcagggagtgGGGGGGTTAGGAGggagaggagtgggcaagctatcctagggggcgtggagaggtatgattggctaaaggtgacataatagacaactagaaacttttttccttccaagagggaggaggctgacatctgggtcttagttggcacatcagaaggatggaattcaggaagagctgtcccctttccatataaggcacagaccttggggtctgttCTGTtttccccctatggcatctctcagttctgtttgcatgtccttgtttttccttcctccagcctaacagttaGGACATTTATTCCCCTGGATCTCTCCCTGTTACACCATGGTTTGGCAAAGGCTGCATGTTTCATAGCTTAAGCCACGATCCCTGTCAGACACATTACACAGTTCCAATAAACACCCTCCCATGAATCCTTCAGGCCTGGGAGTGGTAACAGCATCCCAGTGCATATTCCACCACCCATTTTTGATTCCTTCAATCCTTTCCGAAATGTCACACACAGAGTCTTTGTTAACTGTCCTTAGATTACTCCTTGAAGgtgaaattgttttcttctctaacaGAGGCCAATGACTGAGCcagtaaaatactaaaacaaaagagaacattGCAATTTTGCACGTTGTTAGGATTTGCAGATCTGGCAAATTAGAAAGACATGACCTTTGGCCATGAAGACAAATGCTCAATAGATGAACGATAATTAAAGTATCAAATTTCTCAATACAAGTGCGGCAGTCACAGGATGTGGCAGAAATGGTCATCTATCCAGTAAATAATTCATGCTTCCCTTCTAGAATAAAGTAGCCATTGAAAATTTGCTAGCCAGGCAAAAATTACATTTATCAGGCCCAACCTTTAGATCTAAACGTGGGCTTTCCATTAGGGCACATGGATGTGACATATATTACCTCTCGATTATGGCTTTTGGGAAGCAGGTGTGGATTTGCCACTGGattctcctcttttcctttccaatGACTGGAAGTAGACCATGCCAATGTCTCAGGAGGTACAATGCACCCAGGTGCCATTTAGGAGAAAATGACCCACTAGCTAGGATTACTGGAGCTAAAATGTTATATGCCAAGTTAAAAATCATAACAACTGTATTCCCCTAAGTAATACCATGTGTAAATGTATTTCAGGGATGGAGTCCCATCCTAGCTTACATGTTGAAGGGCACACAGTGATCTACTGCTCCTTACCCTGCTTTGCCCAATGGGACTCTCCTTGTAGTGTTGGTATGTAAGCCATTCCCATGCTTCATGTCCTACATCAAATACAAATGCATTCCCTGCACTTCTGTCCTTTCCTTGTTGACCCTAACCCAGTGCTATCACCTTCAATATCTGCTACATTTTAGAAATAAGAGCATTAAACTACTCCATTGTTGCTGGACAGCTGTGTCTGGAGAGGTTTCTCTCTGTGCACAAGGTGAAGCACTGCAAGAAACTTCAACGTGGacggtgggggtgggaggtgggggtgggtgtaTGCTTGACTCTGAACGAGAAAGAATTTCTTGAGTAGGTCAgaggagtgtaggtaaggaaggaactcattaaagcaagagtagcaggtaatggcagctgccttgcaggcagcagagagcaaggaacagCAGAGGGAGGACAGGGAAGCCTACTGAACTCCAGCTCGGCATGggacaaatcccttgccaactcctgaagccagagtcacgTGGTGTCCCACATCCACTTgcatctgcacagcatgggaactaagcccctaccaccccagcgtttgggggagccacagagcactggatggagtgaagtgatgttctgagaacttcccaaagacaaagaaaggagacttctggcaggctactaaggagccTGATTGTGTAGCTACAGTTCTGTCTGCGTCACCCATGCAaggggaacttgcaagcccagtTCAGAGCTCTCAGTTCTTCCCTAtgtgtctgaagtaggacagagagagtgaagatttGCGCTTCAGTCTAAAAACtggaatgaaacagcaaagtaacaaagatgcttgcCACTGGAAGAgctcagagacaaaatgcagtaagttgagcagtgaaaaGTTTGTATTCAAAGCAAAAATTACACATTAGAAGAAAGAGTGAGAAAAACTCAGAGAGGAGGAACActtaagggtttggggttttatagggcctttagGGTAGAgatcagcataaggcatgatatttacaggtgattcataattcctttgaaattttttcttaagaataGGTTATTCAGGTGACTGTGTTGACccagatcttggcattctttatccataTAGGTTCTTTTACACTTGGAGGTCTATCTCCTgacctggttacaaagttacttaattgattaaggtgctggaagaggaggaagaacagtttaaagattaagttaaagaacagATGGGCCTTTTTCTCTGGCTAAGTAGATGTTACAATGGCATGGCCCTTGTCCATGTTCCTGCCCTGCCTCGCCCTCACTGGCCATTTGAGTTCAgcttctttctcatttccttctttgaTAAGTTGTGCTTTGGCTTAAACTTCTACTTTCTGGATGAAGGT
Encoded proteins:
- the CLEC1B gene encoding C-type lectin domain family 1 member B isoform X1, with product MQDEDGYITLNIKKPRKPSLTSVHPASSSVWRVTTLILLILCMGMVVGLVALGIMSVTQQNYLQAEKESLSGTLQQLAKKFCQDLIKQSEKKGSFNHKCSPCDTNWRYYGDSCYGFFRHNVTWEESKQYCADMNATLLKIASQNILEYIKNRTALIRWVGLSCQNPNKVWMWEDGSVPSKNMFQLSENGRENKCCAYFHNGRIRPTSCENKHYFICERRAGMARMDKLL
- the CLEC1B gene encoding C-type lectin domain family 1 member B isoform X2 — encoded protein: MGMVVGLVALGIMSVTQQNYLQAEKESLSGTLQQLAKKFCQDLIKQSEKKGSFNHKCSPCDTNWRYYGDSCYGFFRHNVTWEESKQYCADMNATLLKIASQNILEYIKNRTALIRWVGLSCQNPNKVWMWEDGSVPSKNMFQLSENGRENKCCAYFHNGRIRPTSCENKHYFICERRAGMARMDKLL